From one Mytilus edulis chromosome 1, xbMytEdul2.2, whole genome shotgun sequence genomic stretch:
- the LOC139503398 gene encoding glycoprotein 3-alpha-L-fucosyltransferase A-like: MHPKDSVNSILTIGNFTKSKPFQRVVTFVFTAILITVGLSMILDSLRIKFQKEVDLNKFEDASHDGLILHDSRSDNYDKSGMPYNVTDLLPQKRIRSPRFEPVDDRIHLQISHVPKSYQYALDNKVNIPMKLLYFHGSERQWYLKEGQTYFLKEKCPVNRCLVTYKQSEGINADAVVFLNPFTLPSNPPWPRRSVDQIWAMYSLEAPHNTNSASGYRNYFNWTMTYRRDSTITTPYFKFLYYKQPLPKESIETNLAIGKTKKVAWMVSNCNLVRSGRMTYARQLAKYINIDIYGACGNKSCRKSDPKKCYAMIKQNYKFYLAFENSKCLGYYTEKFSQNALRNNAIPVVLGVSRAEIKAAAPPGSYIHVEDFDSPKQLADYLHRIDKDDNLFNEYFRWKRYGKMTNTKTWCRLCSMLHEKSLPSVTQTDIDTWRSKSCIGARKWGY; the protein is encoded by the exons ATGCATCCAAAAGATAGTGTGAACTCAATTTTAACCAttggaaattttacaaaatcaaaaccgtTTCAAAGAGTGGTTACATTTGTATTTACTGCTATTTTGATAACTGTAGGATTATCTATGATATTAGATTCACTGAGAATAAAATTCCAGAAAGAAgttgatttaaataaatttgaggATGCCAGCCATGATGGCCTGATACTGCATGATTCTAGAAGTGACAATTATGACAAGTCAGGCATGCCATACAATGTTACTGATCTGTTACCTCAGAAAAGAATAAGGAGCCCAAGGTTTGAACCAGTTGATGACAGGATACATTTACAGATCAGTCATGTACCTAAGTCATATCAGTATGCTTTAGACAACAAGGTAAATATACCAATGAAACTTCTTTATTTTCATGGAAGTGAAAGACAATGGTATTTAAAGGAAGGACAGACTTACTTCTTGAAGGAGAAGTGTCCAGTTAATCGTTGCTTAGTGACATATAAACAGTCTGAAGGGATAAATGCTGATGCTGTGGTATTTTTAAATCCTTTCACACTACCATCAAACCCACCATGGCCAAGAAGGTCTGTTGATCAGATCTGGGCAATGTACTCTCTGGAAGCTCCACATAACACAAACTCTGCTTCAGGGTATAGGAACTACTTTAACTGGACAATGACATACAGAAGAGATTCCACCATAACTACACCTTACTTTAAATTTCTATATTACAAACAACCATTACCCAAAGAATCAATTGAAACTAATTTAGCCATCGGTAAAACAAAGAAAGTAGCCTGGATGGTTTCTAACTGTAACTTAGTAAGGAGTGGACGTATGACGTATGCTAGACAATTAGCCAAATATATTAATATAGATATCTATGGAGCATGTGGAAATAAATCTTGCAGGAAAAGTGATCCCAAAAAATGTTATGCGATGATCAAACAAAACTACAAATTCTATCTTGCTTTTGAAAATTCTAAATGTTTAGGATATTACACAGAAAAGTTTTCACAGAATGCTCTTCG AAACAACGCTATACCTGTTGTCCTGGGAGTGTCACGTGCTGAAATCAAAGCAGCAGCACCCCCTGGATCCTATATTCACGTGGAGGACTTCGATTCACCGAAACAATTAGCAGATTATTTGCATCGTATAGATAAAGATGACAATTTATTTAATGAGTATTTCCGATGGAaacgttatggtaaaatgacCAATACAAAAACCTGGTGTAGACTTTGCTCCATGCTTCATGAAAAATCATTGCCATCCGTTACACAAACAGACATTGATACATGGCGGAGTAAGTCGTGTATTGGAGCTAGGAAGTGGGGCTACTAG
- the LOC139503657 gene encoding F-box/LRR-repeat protein 12-like has product MANFDLLPDNIILEVLNYLPVKELCIAGRVCRRWRRITRDYTLWRHVDLTPYRLDLKKTWKVIRSHFSECLISLKLRGDFNMPIKDKNPVSDAMLADLNERCPNIRHITLQNCKLQNLEMKLPPSLTSIELYQCYWKPRWFKHLHTMVPNIKCLILEHTSRVDNFDLDDVCKITGLESLNLNACYRINEKGLEKIAKELINLQTLEIAHCNCTDLILHHISRHLTKLETLNIRNSKVTDSGISTIVSGLSNLKHLNINKCDLLTPSGLECLKSLKSLKTLVCDIPHITSTLETILENNGCIITALNPNKPGNI; this is encoded by the exons ATGGCCAATTTTGATTTACTACCTGACAACATCATATTAGAAGTTTTGAACTATTTACCTGTTAAAGAATTATGCATAGCTGGAAG AGTGTGTAGAAGATGGAGAAGGATAACCAGAGATTACACATTATGGAGACATGTAGATTTAACACCCTACAGATTAGATTTGAAAAAGACGTGGAAGGTTATCAGGTCACATTTCTCAGAATGTCTGATCAGTCTGAAACTTAGAGGAGATTTTAACA TGCCAATAAAGGATAAAAACCCAGTATCAGATGCCATGCTTGCTGACTTGAATGAGAGATGTCCCAATATCAGGCATATAACCTTACAAAACTGTAAACTTCAGAACCTAGAGATGAAACTTCCACCAAGTCTGACTTCTATAGAATTGTATCAGTGTTACTGGAAACCTAGATGGTTTAAACATCTCCATACCATGGTACCCAACATCAAATGTCTCATACTAGAACATACCTCAAGAGTAGATAATTTTGATTTAGACGATGTTTGTAAAATAACCGGATTAGAGTCTCTTAATTTGAATGCTTGTTACAGAATTAATGAGAAAGGGTTAGAAAAGATTGCAAAAGAACTGATTAATTTACAAACTTTAGAAATAGCACATTGTAATTGTACAGATCTCATTTTACATCACATATCACGTCATTTGACAAAGTTAGAAACTCTGAACATCAGGAATAGTAAAGTTACTGATTCAGGTATTTCTACTATAGTGTCAGGACTAAGCAATCTAAagcatttaaatataaataaatgtgattTACTGACGCCATCTGGTTTGGAATGTCTGAAGTCTctaaaatcattgaaaactttAGTGTGTGACATTCCCCACATCACATCAACGTTAGAGACCATATTAGAAAATAATGGCTGTATTATAACAGCATTAAATCCTAACAAGCCAGGGAATATTTAA